Genomic segment of Parabacteroides pacaensis:
GACAGAAACAGCGGGATGACAGAGACAACGGGATATGACAGAAGAAGGCATAGGCTGATCTTTAGAGTTTTTATCATTGATAGAAAGGAAGATACGTCTTAATAGATAATTAATTATTATAGTCTTTGTTAAATTCGCTCAACTTTCCTATTTAATCCTAATAAAATTTAGAAGAGAGTGAATATAGTTCGAAAATAATTGTATACTTTTGTGCTTTCGAATATTTATGTAAATCAAGTAAACAATGTCTGCAACCAAACGAATTAAACGTGCATTAGTATCCGTATTCCATAAAGAGGGACTGGACGAAATAGTAAAGAAACTTCATAGTGAAGGCGTAAGCTTTGTATCGACCGGCGGGACACAAGCATTTATCGAATCATTAGGTATTCCCTGTGATGCGGTAGAAGATTTAACCGGTTACCCATCTATTCTTGGCGGACGTGTTAAGACTCTTCACCCTAAAGTTTTCGGCGGCATATTGGCACGCAGAGAAAATGATACCGATAAGGAACAATTGATACAATACGAAATACCTGAAATCGACTTAGTTATTGTCGATCTCTATCCTTTTGAAGAAACAGTAGCTTCCGGAGCCGAAGAACAAGCCATTATTGAAAAGATCGATATAGGGGGGATTTCTTTGATCCGTGCGGCAGCTAAAAATTATAAAGACGTAGTTATTGTGGCTTCACAAGCCCAATATAAGCCTTTGTTCAATTTGTTGGAAGATAAAGGAGCCGAAACTTCCTTAGAAGAACGCAGATGGTTTGCAAAAGAAGCATTTGCCGTGTCTTCCGGTTACGACTCGGCTATATTCAATTATTTTGACGGAGGCGAGGGAACCTCTTTCCGTGCAGCTGTTAACCATGTAAAAACAATGCGCTACGGAGAGAACCCACATCAGAAAGGTTATTTTTACGGTAAGTTCGAAGATATGTTCGAACAAATTCATGGAAAAGAAATTTCTTATAATAACTTGTTGGACATCGATGCTGCGTTGAATTTGATCGATGAGTTTGACGAACTCACTTTCGCCATCTTAAAACATAACAACGCTTGCGGGATCGCTTCCCGTCCGACCGTACTTGAAGCTTGGAAAGATGCCCTTGCCGGTGATCCGGTTTCCGCTTTCGGAGGCATTTTAATTACTAACGCTCCTATTAACAAAGAGGTAGCGGAAGAAATCAACAAAATATTCTTTGAGGTAATCATTGCGCCGGATTATGATACGGATGCCCTTTCTGTATTAATGCAGAAAAAGAACCGTATTATCCTGATCCGTAAAGGTTGCGGAACCGGTAAAGTACAGTTCCGTTCTCTGTTGAACGGTGTATTGGTGCAGGAGAAAGATTTAAGTATCCAGACGGCTACCGATTTGGAACCTATTACTGAGAAACAACCTACTGCCCAAGAAGTAGAAGATTTGCTCTTTGCCAATAAAATTGTAAAGAACAGCAAATCCAATGCGATTACTCTCGTTAAAAATAAACAATTATGTGCCAGCGGGATTGGCCAGACTTCCCGGGTAGATGCTTTGAAACAAGCTATTGAGAAAGCCCGTAGTTTCAATTTCGATTTGAACGGGGCAGTAATGGCATCGGATGCATTTTTCCCTTTCCCCGATTGTGTGGAAATTGCTGACCAGGCTGGTATTACTGCCGTTATCCAACCGGGTGGTTCCATTAACGACAAGCTATCCGTAGCTTATTGTAACGAACATGGTTTGGCAATGGTTAAAACCGGCGTACGGCACTTTAAACATTAAACATTCTCAATTTAGAAAAACAAAATGGGATTATTCTCTTTTACACAAGAAATAGCAATGGACTTAGGCACAGCCAATACCATCATTATCAGTAATGGTAAGATTGTAGTGGATGCTCCTTCTGTTGTAGCTTTAGACCGCCGTACCGACAAAGTGCTGGCGGTGGGAGAAAAGGCGCGGCAGATGCATGGAAAGACGCACGAAAATATCCGTACCATCCGTCCGTTACGCGATGGGGGAATTGCCGATTTCTATGCTGCCGAACAAATGATTCGCGGTATGATTAAAATGATTAACCCGCGGAACCGTTGGTTTTCGCCAGCTTTACGTATCGTAGTATGTATCCCTTCCGGTAGTACGGAAGTAGAAATAAGAGCGGTTCGCGACTCTGCGGAACATGCAGGCGGCCGGGATGTATATATGATTTATGAACCGATGGCTGCTGCGATCGGTATTGGCATCGATGTAGAAGCCCCGGAAGGAAATATGATTGTAGACATAGGGGGCGGAACTACGGAAATTGCCGTTATCTCACTAGGAGGTATTGTTTCGAACAAATCTATCCGTATCGCCGGTGACGATTTAACAGCCGACATTATGGAATACATGCGTCGGCAACACAACGTAAAAGTAGGGGAACGCACTGCGGAGCAAATTAAAATAAATGTCGGTTCTGCCCTTACTTTCTTAGATAATCCTCCTGAAGATTATGTTGTACACGGTCCTAACCAAATGACGGCACTCCCGATGGAAGTTCCGGTTTCTTACCAGGAAGTTGCCCATTGCCTGGAGAAATCCGTTTCCAAGATGGAAGCAGCTATCTTAAGCGCATTGGAACAGACTCCTCCGGAGCTATATGCAGATATCGTGCGTAACGGTATTTATTTAGCTGGTGGCGGTGCTTTATTGCGTGGCCTGGACAAACGTTTGACCGATAAGATTAATATTCCTTTCCATATTGCCGAAGATCCTTTGCACGCAGTGGCTAAAGGAACAGGTGTTGCATTGAAGAATATCGATAAGTTTAATTTTTTAATCAGATAGAAGGAAGCTTTCTATTTCCTTTCCTTCATTTCTCCATTATGCGTAAACTGCTCGACTTCCTGGTAAGGAAAAGGCACTGGTTCTTATTTATATTGCTTGAAATTATATCTTTTGTGTTGATATACCGGAATAATACGTATCAACGAAGTATAATTTTTAGCTCCGGGAATGTCATTACCGGTCATATTGCTTCTATCTCAGGAGCAGTAACCTCCTACCTTAACCTGAAACAAATCAACAGAGAATTGTTAGACCGTAACGGTCAACTGGAAATGGAGTTGCTTCAACTTCAGGAAAAGATTGCTTCTATGCAATCGGATACTGTGAGTTTTGCAGGGTATGTTCCCGACTCGACCGAAGTATTTCCCTATCATTTTATTACTGCTCGCGTAGTAAATAATAGCATTACGCGGATAGCCAACTATATAACAATTGATAAGGGACAGGCAGAAGGTGTTTTCCCGGATATGGGAGTAGTCTCTCAAAATGGAGTAGTTGGCGTTGTTGCAGTGTCGTCCGATCATTTTGCTGTTATTATCTCCTTATTAAACCCGAAGTTCCGGTTAAGTTCTAAAGTGCTAGGTAATAATTATTTCGGTTCGCTGGTGTGGAACGGGAAAAATATTCAGTATGCCAATCTGGAAGAGCTTCCCCGTCATGTGGATTTCCAAAAGGGCGATACCATTGTAACGAGCGGCTATTCTGCTATTTTTCCTCCCGGTATTGTTGTCGGAACTGT
This window contains:
- the purH gene encoding bifunctional phosphoribosylaminoimidazolecarboxamide formyltransferase/IMP cyclohydrolase — encoded protein: MSATKRIKRALVSVFHKEGLDEIVKKLHSEGVSFVSTGGTQAFIESLGIPCDAVEDLTGYPSILGGRVKTLHPKVFGGILARRENDTDKEQLIQYEIPEIDLVIVDLYPFEETVASGAEEQAIIEKIDIGGISLIRAAAKNYKDVVIVASQAQYKPLFNLLEDKGAETSLEERRWFAKEAFAVSSGYDSAIFNYFDGGEGTSFRAAVNHVKTMRYGENPHQKGYFYGKFEDMFEQIHGKEISYNNLLDIDAALNLIDEFDELTFAILKHNNACGIASRPTVLEAWKDALAGDPVSAFGGILITNAPINKEVAEEINKIFFEVIIAPDYDTDALSVLMQKKNRIILIRKGCGTGKVQFRSLLNGVLVQEKDLSIQTATDLEPITEKQPTAQEVEDLLFANKIVKNSKSNAITLVKNKQLCASGIGQTSRVDALKQAIEKARSFNFDLNGAVMASDAFFPFPDCVEIADQAGITAVIQPGGSINDKLSVAYCNEHGLAMVKTGVRHFKH
- a CDS encoding rod shape-determining protein, whose translation is MGLFSFTQEIAMDLGTANTIIISNGKIVVDAPSVVALDRRTDKVLAVGEKARQMHGKTHENIRTIRPLRDGGIADFYAAEQMIRGMIKMINPRNRWFSPALRIVVCIPSGSTEVEIRAVRDSAEHAGGRDVYMIYEPMAAAIGIGIDVEAPEGNMIVDIGGGTTEIAVISLGGIVSNKSIRIAGDDLTADIMEYMRRQHNVKVGERTAEQIKINVGSALTFLDNPPEDYVVHGPNQMTALPMEVPVSYQEVAHCLEKSVSKMEAAILSALEQTPPELYADIVRNGIYLAGGGALLRGLDKRLTDKINIPFHIAEDPLHAVAKGTGVALKNIDKFNFLIR
- the mreC gene encoding rod shape-determining protein MreC; amino-acid sequence: MRKLLDFLVRKRHWFLFILLEIISFVLIYRNNTYQRSIIFSSGNVITGHIASISGAVTSYLNLKQINRELLDRNGQLEMELLQLQEKIASMQSDTVSFAGYVPDSTEVFPYHFITARVVNNSITRIANYITIDKGQAEGVFPDMGVVSQNGVVGVVAVSSDHFAVIISLLNPKFRLSSKVLGNNYFGSLVWNGKNIQYANLEELPRHVDFQKGDTIVTSGYSAIFPPGIVVGTVESHEKQHDDDFYSVRVKLSTDFSSLTDVRVISNYKQEEQREIENEAKRND